In the genome of Taurinivorans muris, one region contains:
- the ung gene encoding uracil-DNA glycosylase encodes MVRIGNDWDELLKGEFDKEYYLKLRQFLIQEYKERTIFPDKYDIFNALKYTPFTNIKAVILGQDPYHGKGQAHGLCFSVKKGVCAPPSLVNIYKEIQSDLGIAPPHHGELTSWTKQGVLMLNTVLTVRQGNPNSHKGKGWEIFTDRVITLLNGHPEPIVFLLWGNNARSKKALITNPNHKILESVHPSPYSAASGFFGCKHFSLANKFLVSVGREPINWKIED; translated from the coding sequence ATGGTACGAATCGGAAATGACTGGGATGAGTTGCTGAAAGGTGAATTTGATAAAGAGTATTACCTCAAATTAAGACAATTTTTAATTCAGGAATACAAGGAACGAACGATTTTTCCGGATAAGTATGATATTTTTAATGCGCTCAAATATACTCCGTTTACGAATATAAAGGCGGTCATTCTCGGTCAGGACCCCTACCACGGCAAGGGGCAGGCTCACGGTCTCTGCTTTTCTGTAAAGAAAGGCGTGTGTGCTCCGCCTTCTTTGGTAAATATCTATAAGGAAATTCAATCCGATCTCGGGATTGCTCCCCCTCATCATGGAGAATTAACTAGCTGGACAAAACAGGGGGTACTCATGCTTAACACTGTGCTGACTGTTCGGCAGGGAAATCCAAACAGTCATAAGGGAAAAGGCTGGGAAATCTTTACAGATCGGGTCATTACCCTATTAAACGGTCATCCTGAGCCAATCGTTTTTTTGCTTTGGGGAAACAATGCCCGTTCTAAAAAGGCGCTGATCACCAATCCGAATCATAAAATTCTGGAATCGGTGCACCCAAGTCCCTACTCTGCGGCAAGCGGATTTTTCGGCTGCAAACACTTCTCCCTGGCGAATAAGTTTTTAGTTTCCGTTGGCAGAGAACCGATCAATTGGAAAATTGAGGATTAA
- a CDS encoding cupin domain-containing protein, translated as MNNTLVLFDPNNALEETEKEIDKQFIVEGNPKTRLWKCFISEDQKIHSGFWTCQGGAFVIPAHTSNEMCTVLEGEAIVETENGKQFHIKAGDTIFIPYGIKNTWYVKDFIRKSYICSFPQ; from the coding sequence ATGAATAACACACTTGTTTTATTTGACCCCAACAATGCGTTAGAGGAAACTGAAAAAGAAATTGACAAACAATTTATTGTGGAAGGCAATCCCAAAACCCGCTTATGGAAATGTTTTATCAGCGAAGACCAAAAAATCCATTCCGGATTTTGGACTTGCCAAGGAGGAGCTTTTGTCATTCCGGCTCATACATCCAATGAAATGTGCACCGTTTTGGAAGGTGAAGCAATCGTAGAAACGGAAAACGGAAAACAATTCCATATAAAAGCCGGTGATACAATCTTCATACCGTATGGAATTAAAAACACATGGTATGTGAAAGATTTTATCAGAAAAAGTTATATTTGCAGCTTCCCGCAGTAA
- a CDS encoding glycyl radical protein, translating into MCQLPDLKDRIQFLKNQFFTHKPCVCIEGALSKTRIFKESEGESMIIRRAKAFREHCKTKTVTIQPRELIVGNAGAVARSIHVCPELSNNWIIDELETMSTRPQDPYQVTEEQKKIYREEIYPYWKGKTLRDHWNSLAPQDVFNIVSVGGVIDNDVKTECTPGDMVPAFPQIILPLGFIGIKEKAEKNLAALDFNDIKNFEKAEFWRSVIICCEGFTILSKRYADEARRLLEHADEEERIADLKKIAQTCDNLAEKAPKTFMEAMQLVYFVFVGLFIEGNAGGYSPGLLDQYLLPFYTYEKEQGTSDEELLEIIEAFYVKTGEQIWYWNEGAAKHYSGFCAFQNIAVGGVDKYGNDAVNPLSYMFLQAAIDVQMVQPSISVRISKKNPEEFFLKIAELIQTGSGFPAIFNDEVGYKMLLKKGIPAHMARDWAPIGCVEAQLAGRHFQWSSAGHYNLGSAVEFAITNGVHLKTGKQIGLQTGDASTFTTIEEFENAVYAQVEYLLKQFSTSQNTLEYLHYHYLPVPVASMFTVNCLEKGQDISHGGAEFNTGPGMNANGVADFIDSLAAVRQVIFHDKAYTMKDLAEAIKNDFVGYENLQKKLLAAPKWGNNDDRADLIVSELTARIIEKAESYKGMLGNKKLPALYPVSSNVPQGMSVAALPSGRRAWKPLADGCSPSQGQDKLGPTAIIQSLSKLPHECIDGGTLLNIKLTPAIVNGAEGKSRLSAFIKTFIDLNVFHVQFNVVNHTILRKAQLNPEEYKSLLVRVAGYSAYFVELSKEIQEDILSRTAHEL; encoded by the coding sequence ATGTGCCAATTACCCGATCTAAAGGATAGAATCCAATTTTTAAAAAATCAATTCTTCACTCACAAACCGTGCGTTTGCATTGAAGGCGCCCTCTCAAAAACACGTATTTTCAAAGAAAGCGAAGGCGAATCCATGATCATTCGCCGGGCGAAAGCTTTCAGGGAACACTGCAAAACCAAAACAGTCACCATTCAGCCGCGCGAACTTATCGTCGGCAATGCCGGTGCGGTCGCCCGCTCCATCCACGTATGTCCGGAATTATCCAATAACTGGATAATTGATGAGCTTGAAACCATGAGCACCCGCCCTCAAGACCCGTATCAGGTCACTGAAGAACAAAAAAAAATTTACCGTGAAGAAATTTATCCTTATTGGAAAGGCAAAACATTGCGGGATCATTGGAATTCATTAGCGCCTCAGGACGTTTTCAACATCGTTTCCGTCGGCGGAGTCATAGACAACGACGTTAAAACCGAATGCACCCCCGGCGATATGGTTCCGGCCTTTCCGCAGATCATTCTTCCCCTTGGTTTTATCGGGATAAAAGAAAAAGCGGAAAAAAATCTTGCCGCGCTTGATTTCAACGACATCAAAAACTTTGAAAAAGCTGAATTTTGGCGTTCCGTCATAATTTGCTGCGAAGGCTTTACGATCTTGTCAAAACGGTATGCTGACGAAGCAAGACGTTTGCTTGAACACGCAGACGAAGAAGAAAGGATTGCCGATTTAAAAAAAATTGCGCAAACCTGTGACAATCTCGCAGAAAAAGCACCTAAAACATTCATGGAAGCTATGCAGCTTGTTTACTTTGTTTTTGTCGGACTTTTCATTGAAGGAAATGCCGGCGGATATTCTCCGGGACTTTTGGACCAATACCTTCTTCCATTCTATACCTATGAAAAAGAACAAGGCACGTCAGATGAAGAACTGCTTGAAATTATTGAAGCCTTCTATGTGAAAACCGGTGAACAAATTTGGTATTGGAATGAAGGAGCCGCAAAACACTATTCAGGTTTTTGCGCGTTCCAAAATATCGCTGTCGGCGGCGTTGACAAATACGGCAACGATGCTGTGAATCCCCTTAGTTATATGTTCCTGCAGGCAGCTATTGACGTGCAAATGGTGCAGCCCTCCATTTCCGTCAGAATAAGCAAAAAAAATCCGGAAGAATTTTTCCTGAAAATTGCCGAGTTGATCCAAACCGGTTCCGGTTTCCCTGCAATTTTCAATGATGAAGTCGGTTATAAAATGCTTCTTAAAAAAGGCATTCCTGCCCATATGGCAAGAGATTGGGCTCCTATCGGCTGTGTTGAAGCACAGCTTGCCGGAAGACATTTCCAATGGAGTTCCGCCGGACATTATAATCTCGGCAGTGCCGTTGAATTTGCAATTACCAACGGCGTTCATTTAAAAACAGGTAAACAAATCGGTCTTCAAACCGGTGACGCTTCAACATTCACCACAATAGAAGAATTTGAAAATGCCGTTTACGCCCAGGTTGAATATTTGCTCAAACAATTCTCAACTTCGCAAAATACCTTGGAATATTTGCATTATCATTACCTTCCCGTGCCGGTGGCTTCCATGTTTACGGTCAACTGCCTTGAAAAAGGACAAGACATAAGCCATGGCGGCGCCGAATTTAACACAGGTCCCGGAATGAATGCGAACGGGGTGGCGGACTTCATCGATTCCCTTGCTGCTGTCAGACAGGTTATTTTCCATGATAAGGCATATACGATGAAAGACCTTGCCGAAGCTATTAAAAACGATTTCGTTGGATATGAAAATCTTCAAAAAAAACTGCTTGCGGCTCCCAAATGGGGCAACAACGACGACAGGGCGGATTTGATTGTTTCTGAATTGACCGCCCGTATCATTGAAAAAGCGGAATCATATAAGGGCATGCTTGGAAATAAAAAACTCCCTGCCCTTTATCCTGTTTCCTCAAACGTACCGCAAGGCATGTCCGTTGCCGCGCTGCCTTCAGGACGCCGGGCATGGAAACCTCTTGCTGACGGTTGTTCGCCCTCACAAGGTCAAGATAAGCTCGGACCTACTGCAATTATCCAATCTTTAAGTAAATTGCCGCATGAATGTATCGACGGCGGAACATTGCTCAATATAAAACTTACTCCCGCCATTGTTAATGGTGCGGAAGGAAAATCACGGCTTTCCGCTTTCATCAAAACATTCATCGACCTGAACGTGTTCCACGTCCAATTCAATGTGGTAAACCATACCATATTGAGAAAAGCGCAGCTTAATCCGGAAGAATACAAAAGCCTGCTTGTCCGGGTTGCCGGATACAGTGCATATTTTGTTGAATTAAGCAAAGAAATTCAAGAAGATATTTTAAGCAGAACCGCCCATGAATTATAG
- a CDS encoding glycyl-radical enzyme activating protein, whose amino-acid sequence MKAIIENIQHFSLHDGPGTRTTVFFKGCPLKCLWCSNPTTQTPRRELIYKKDNCLRCGKCIAACKQNALSMDTSQKLPMVRIDKNLCTACKECKEHCPADALQTIGDEYDTAALFNIIKKDILFYQNTNGGVTFSGGEMLMHYQFVSELIKQCKTLNIHTAAETSGFAPYEHVKEILSRLDMCFYDIKHVDDEKHREITGQSNTLIIENLIKILKETTPPITIRLPLIPTINDDENHLARYADFLNNLPRDVTFEILPYHRLGSNKYDMMQIGYQLTDIAPAPKETLSRQVQFIREKLNSIKALCQF is encoded by the coding sequence ATGAAAGCCATAATCGAAAACATACAGCATTTCAGCCTTCACGACGGTCCCGGAACCCGAACAACGGTATTTTTTAAAGGCTGCCCTTTAAAATGCCTCTGGTGTTCCAATCCGACAACACAAACCCCAAGGCGTGAATTGATTTATAAAAAAGACAATTGCCTGCGCTGTGGAAAATGTATCGCAGCCTGTAAACAAAATGCCCTGTCAATGGATACTTCACAAAAACTCCCTATGGTTCGCATTGATAAAAATCTTTGCACCGCCTGCAAAGAATGTAAGGAGCATTGCCCTGCGGACGCTCTTCAAACCATAGGAGATGAATATGACACCGCGGCACTATTCAATATCATAAAAAAAGACATCTTATTTTACCAAAACACAAATGGAGGGGTAACGTTTTCAGGCGGGGAAATGCTTATGCACTACCAGTTTGTCAGCGAATTGATAAAACAATGTAAAACACTCAATATTCACACGGCTGCCGAAACATCAGGCTTCGCCCCGTATGAGCATGTAAAAGAAATTCTATCCCGGCTTGACATGTGTTTTTATGACATAAAACATGTTGACGATGAAAAACATCGCGAAATAACTGGTCAATCCAATACATTGATTATTGAAAACCTCATAAAAATTTTAAAAGAAACAACACCCCCTATCACTATCCGCCTTCCATTGATCCCAACTATTAATGATGATGAAAACCATTTGGCGCGATATGCAGATTTTTTAAACAATCTGCCGAGGGATGTCACCTTTGAAATATTGCCCTACCATAGGTTGGGCAGCAACAAATACGATATGATGCAAATCGGTTACCAATTAACCGATATTGCCCCGGCGCCAAAAGAAACATTAAGCCGGCAAGTTCAATTTATAAGAGAAAAATTAAATTCAATTAAAGCACTATGCCAATTCTAA
- a CDS encoding IclR family transcriptional regulator gives MAKKKPTYLQTLSKGIQVLEYLVEHNSTTVTSMAKNLSLQKSASYRFLNTFKLHGYVVQDDSNNYILTDRIKKLGSGIIPKIELHNIFVDILNSIALKFHAPADIISNLGVWNGNDITYLAQNNNTTYSQFHEGGHVPAYCSALGKAVFSLMPLPDIEKYMEKTNFEQFTVHTTKKENFLQELELTRARGYSIMNDELCVGLKGVGIPIVIEGQPVQYALSLTRTIYGDAAKFYEDAVPLLQEASEEIMGYLELKLF, from the coding sequence ATGGCGAAAAAGAAACCTACGTATTTGCAGACATTGAGCAAAGGGATACAGGTTCTTGAATATTTGGTTGAGCATAACAGCACAACCGTAACAAGTATGGCAAAAAATTTATCGCTTCAGAAAAGCGCCAGTTATCGTTTTTTAAATACTTTTAAATTGCATGGTTATGTTGTTCAAGATGACTCCAATAATTATATTTTAACGGATAGGATTAAAAAATTGGGGAGCGGAATCATTCCCAAAATTGAACTTCATAATATTTTTGTTGATATTTTAAATTCCATTGCCTTAAAATTCCATGCTCCTGCCGATATTATCAGCAATCTTGGCGTTTGGAACGGAAACGACATAACGTATTTGGCGCAAAACAACAATACGACATACAGTCAGTTTCATGAGGGCGGGCACGTTCCGGCTTATTGTTCCGCTCTTGGCAAAGCTGTTTTTTCATTAATGCCTCTTCCTGACATAGAAAAATATATGGAGAAAACGAATTTTGAGCAGTTTACGGTTCATACGACTAAAAAAGAAAATTTTTTGCAGGAATTGGAATTAACAAGGGCGCGGGGATATTCAATCATGAATGACGAGCTTTGTGTCGGGCTCAAAGGGGTCGGAATCCCCATTGTGATTGAAGGACAGCCTGTTCAGTACGCATTAAGTCTGACAAGGACGATTTATGGGGATGCTGCAAAGTTTTATGAAGATGCGGTACCATTACTGCAGGAAGCCTCGGAAGAGATCATGGGGTATTTGGAGTTAAAATTATTTTAA
- a CDS encoding SDR family oxidoreductase, translated as MDFDRIAVVTGGSRGIGKAVARELVECGYQVILIARSMKNLEAAKEEFMRAYSLSGKNSPELLALDLLDEKKVTEAAEHIVSKYGRVDLLFNGAGISIPGTLEQDVETFDTLFAVNLRAPFLLMKAIIPLMVKQGGGRIINMASRNGKVAVSKLGGYSASKFGLMGLDESLYREFSSQGISITTVCPGWVNTDMAAGEGGSMPPEKMIQPEDIAKTVRWLLSMTPSVRVMDVLLECAGDVEKRASVELAKLYELRSRHREEFDSIIVDGSK; from the coding sequence ATGGATTTTGACCGTATCGCAGTAGTTACCGGCGGCAGCAGGGGGATTGGCAAAGCCGTTGCCCGTGAATTGGTTGAATGTGGCTATCAAGTCATCTTGATTGCACGGAGTATGAAAAATTTGGAAGCGGCCAAAGAGGAATTTATGAGAGCTTATTCCCTTTCTGGTAAAAATTCACCAGAGCTTCTTGCTCTTGATCTTCTTGATGAGAAAAAAGTGACGGAAGCTGCGGAACATATTGTTTCAAAGTATGGGCGGGTCGATTTGTTGTTTAATGGGGCAGGAATAAGTATTCCCGGAACATTGGAACAAGATGTTGAAACGTTCGATACCTTGTTTGCGGTAAATCTGCGGGCGCCGTTTTTGTTGATGAAAGCCATTATTCCTCTTATGGTGAAACAAGGCGGGGGCAGAATTATCAATATGGCGTCACGAAACGGCAAAGTCGCTGTTTCCAAGTTAGGCGGATATTCCGCCTCAAAATTCGGCTTGATGGGGCTTGATGAATCGCTTTACCGCGAATTTTCATCTCAGGGAATCAGTATCACTACCGTTTGTCCCGGCTGGGTGAATACGGATATGGCTGCCGGTGAAGGTGGATCAATGCCTCCGGAAAAAATGATACAGCCTGAAGATATTGCCAAAACGGTGCGTTGGTTATTGTCGATGACACCGTCCGTAAGGGTTATGGATGTCTTATTGGAATGCGCCGGTGACGTTGAAAAAAGAGCGTCGGTTGAACTTGCCAAATTATATGAGCTTCGCAGCAGGCATAGGGAAGAATTTGATTCAATCATTGTTGACGGTTCAAAGTAA
- a CDS encoding TRAP transporter substrate-binding protein DctP: MKSMLKKVLIMLAVISMAMVSSGIARAAQEVKFLFPEPTSSALTYPEGQMLGVYCGAFDFHMKELPVLRGRYAARWVGDLYKSPEDVLNAVAMGAGQFTYTTPYFIEQFDPEWRVLLTPGLVKDMSHFIRIMNTPEWKAKQEELAKNKGFRILKWPTTMGNFFVYTNKGPIEKVEDLKGVKIRYAGQQTFGNAFKKLGIIGVAMPYSEVVSSLQTNMIDGHIDNIFAYEYYDMPRTCKYVISHHFGPMPLALVVNSAWWDALPEKERKAMEYVVNVVDCQAYFDNNEAAVIEWWDNNPKGEVIRFTPEELQNGISFWKKPMLIYCSLLTRNCSMRSAAQDN, translated from the coding sequence ATGAAATCTATGCTTAAAAAAGTATTAATAATGCTTGCTGTGATAAGCATGGCAATGGTTTCTTCCGGAATTGCGAGGGCAGCCCAAGAAGTTAAATTCTTATTTCCGGAACCGACGAGCTCCGCATTGACCTATCCCGAAGGGCAAATGCTGGGCGTTTATTGCGGCGCTTTTGATTTTCATATGAAAGAGCTGCCTGTATTGCGAGGCAGGTATGCCGCCCGCTGGGTAGGCGATTTATATAAATCTCCTGAAGATGTTTTAAATGCTGTTGCGATGGGTGCCGGGCAATTCACGTATACGACCCCGTATTTTATTGAGCAATTCGACCCTGAGTGGCGTGTTTTATTAACTCCGGGCTTGGTTAAGGATATGAGCCATTTTATCCGTATCATGAACACTCCCGAATGGAAAGCGAAGCAGGAAGAGCTTGCAAAAAACAAGGGGTTCCGTATCTTGAAATGGCCTACGACCATGGGTAATTTCTTTGTTTATACAAACAAGGGTCCCATTGAGAAGGTTGAAGACCTGAAGGGGGTAAAAATTCGCTATGCAGGACAGCAAACCTTTGGCAATGCGTTTAAAAAACTTGGAATTATCGGTGTTGCGATGCCTTATTCCGAAGTCGTATCCAGTTTGCAGACCAATATGATCGACGGTCATATCGATAATATTTTTGCGTATGAATATTATGACATGCCAAGAACGTGCAAGTATGTCATCTCCCATCATTTCGGACCGATGCCGTTGGCTTTGGTTGTCAATAGCGCATGGTGGGATGCTTTGCCGGAAAAAGAAAGAAAGGCTATGGAGTATGTTGTCAACGTTGTGGATTGCCAAGCTTATTTTGATAATAATGAAGCGGCTGTCATTGAATGGTGGGATAATAATCCCAAGGGAGAAGTTATCAGATTCACTCCCGAAGAACTGCAAAATGGAATAAGCTTTTGGAAGAAGCCAATGCTGATTTATTGCAGTCTGTTGACCCGAAATTGCTCGATGCGATCCGCCGCACAAGATAATTGA
- a CDS encoding TRAP transporter small permease, whose protein sequence is MPHSENKTIIKKIKNYWYKFWALVFFLGVSINFTEIVCRTVFNFSVDLMYDLPVWLTIWSVMMLAGPILPDGEHVSVDMVRDRLSGTPKKILEAINIVICIIFGAVITYGGYLVTSQYYKFNMNIIRIVSVPRWLVESCIPIGMALFTVFAVIRFFNVIREKDTQKQENEY, encoded by the coding sequence ATGCCGCATTCCGAAAATAAAACAATTATAAAGAAAATAAAAAATTATTGGTATAAATTTTGGGCATTGGTCTTTTTTTTAGGGGTAAGCATAAATTTCACAGAGATTGTTTGCAGGACTGTTTTTAATTTTTCGGTCGATTTGATGTATGATTTGCCTGTATGGCTTACCATTTGGTCCGTAATGATGTTGGCTGGACCTATTTTGCCGGATGGTGAACATGTTTCCGTCGATATGGTCCGTGACAGGCTGTCAGGTACGCCCAAAAAAATTCTGGAAGCAATCAATATCGTTATCTGCATTATTTTTGGTGCGGTTATCACCTACGGCGGTTATCTCGTGACAAGCCAGTATTATAAATTCAATATGAATATCATACGGATAGTGTCTGTGCCCCGTTGGCTTGTTGAAAGCTGCATTCCGATTGGCATGGCGCTGTTCACCGTATTTGCGGTGATACGGTTTTTCAATGTGATAAGGGAAAAAGACACACAAAAACAAGAAAACGAATATTGA
- a CDS encoding TRAP transporter large permease: MGIVDYIAIVSIAILFLCGTPLSVTFGIGSVVIMLHTMNVPLANVSQVFFTTMSSYPMLAMPFFILAGNLILWGGGMTNLRDFMNRMVGHLPGGMAVAICVFAAFLGSISGSATACLAIIGTIFVPMMAHSGYSRAFASGLAVTSAGLGAVIPPSVFMIVFGASNRVSVSDLFAAGVGPGLLAAFLMCVTSVIISKKRGYRSEVRATSREKFEAFRKAFFILLMPVIVLGGIYSGIFSPTQAASVACFYSLLIGIFVYKGITFQVFMHSVVETVKLSSMIYFLVIGGDLFGRVLGYIGVPQMISQFVIDLQLGPVTFLIVVQALLLVMGFFFSSFPMVVIVLPLFLPSVFNLGIDPALYGALAVFCSIIGEVTPPMGPQLWIAAPICKEKIGNIMRESWVFLGVQILTLIIVTVCPQLSLFLVNVLR, from the coding sequence ATGGGAATTGTTGATTATATCGCTATTGTTTCCATTGCGATACTGTTTTTGTGCGGCACTCCGCTTTCTGTGACATTTGGTATCGGTTCTGTCGTCATCATGCTCCACACTATGAATGTGCCGTTAGCCAATGTTTCGCAAGTCTTTTTTACGACAATGAGCTCCTATCCCATGCTTGCCATGCCGTTCTTCATCTTGGCGGGCAATCTTATTCTTTGGGGCGGGGGAATGACAAACCTCCGTGATTTTATGAACAGGATGGTTGGCCATTTACCGGGAGGCATGGCTGTCGCGATATGTGTTTTTGCGGCGTTTTTAGGTTCTATTTCAGGTTCAGCAACTGCCTGCCTTGCTATCATCGGAACGATTTTTGTGCCTATGATGGCTCATTCCGGTTATTCAAGGGCATTCGCTTCGGGACTTGCCGTAACGTCAGCCGGGCTTGGCGCAGTTATTCCTCCCAGTGTCTTCATGATTGTTTTCGGAGCAAGCAACCGTGTATCTGTTTCTGATTTGTTTGCGGCGGGGGTCGGACCGGGGCTTTTGGCTGCGTTTCTCATGTGTGTGACGTCCGTCATCATTTCAAAGAAGCGCGGCTATCGTTCGGAAGTAAGGGCGACAAGCAGGGAAAAGTTTGAAGCGTTCAGGAAAGCATTTTTCATTCTGCTTATGCCTGTGATTGTTTTAGGCGGTATTTATTCTGGAATTTTCAGTCCCACCCAAGCCGCTTCTGTGGCTTGTTTTTATTCTTTGTTGATTGGAATTTTCGTTTATAAGGGAATTACTTTCCAAGTATTCATGCATTCCGTTGTTGAAACGGTAAAACTCAGCAGCATGATTTATTTTTTGGTCATTGGCGGTGATTTGTTCGGCAGAGTTTTGGGATATATCGGTGTTCCGCAAATGATTTCACAATTTGTCATTGATTTGCAGCTGGGACCCGTCACGTTTCTTATAGTTGTTCAAGCCTTGCTTTTGGTAATGGGCTTCTTTTTTTCAAGCTTTCCTATGGTTGTCATTGTGCTGCCATTGTTTTTGCCCAGTGTTTTTAATTTGGGGATTGACCCTGCCCTTTACGGCGCGCTTGCTGTTTTTTGTTCCATCATAGGTGAGGTTACCCCTCCTATGGGACCGCAGCTTTGGATTGCCGCGCCTATCTGCAAGGAAAAGATCGGCAATATCATGCGGGAAAGCTGGGTTTTTCTCGGCGTGCAAATATTGACATTAATTATTGTGACGGTATGCCCTCAACTATCGTTGTTTCTTGTAAACGTATTGCGGTAA
- a CDS encoding amidohydrolase, whose translation MFVQQKTIFVNGVIKTMDLNNPEVEAVCVSAGKIEALGKKSEILEYVKNVPHEVIDLQGKVAYPGFIDTHSHLDMCALALERVSCDLSLKTIDTVINKLKEKAHATPKGEWVIGYCYDDTGLQDNRHLDKHDLDKVSTEHPVIVFHISTHLGYINSYAIKKLGITKNNKVEGGEYVIGEDGEPTGLLLEFAFFETIAYLPEPTEERLKELIEQAVHNYNAVGITTFHVGGIGLSANPEKTMRCFLDLERQGKLTARAYLHFMPGVMETFAQYGLWNFGSDYLKFGGLKYFTDGSIQAFTAALSEDYYSKPGYKGSVLFPQEEIDAIIEKYHLMGVQVAVHTNGDQASEGVIQAFEKAYEKSPVRLNHLLIHAQTVREDQLDRMKAIGIIPLFFGQHISVWGDRHASIFLGPERTGRMNPAGSAVRRDMPFSLHSDSPVLPIMVLESINTAVNRKSSGGKIYGEDQKITPYQALQAYTTHAALCCLSENDRGALKAGYYADMVVLERDIEKIAPETIIDTKICMTVCGGKIVYKA comes from the coding sequence ATGTTTGTTCAGCAAAAGACGATTTTCGTAAACGGTGTGATTAAAACTATGGATTTAAATAATCCGGAAGTTGAAGCGGTTTGCGTAAGCGCCGGAAAAATTGAAGCATTGGGCAAAAAAAGCGAAATTTTGGAATATGTGAAAAATGTTCCGCATGAAGTGATAGATTTGCAGGGAAAAGTCGCTTATCCCGGTTTTATCGATACCCATAGCCATTTGGATATGTGCGCATTGGCATTGGAACGGGTTTCCTGCGATTTGAGTCTTAAAACAATCGATACCGTTATCAATAAATTAAAAGAAAAAGCTCATGCAACCCCCAAGGGCGAGTGGGTTATCGGCTATTGTTACGACGATACCGGACTGCAGGACAACAGGCATTTGGATAAGCATGATTTGGATAAGGTAAGTACGGAACATCCTGTCATTGTTTTCCATATTTCAACACATCTTGGTTATATCAATAGCTATGCGATTAAAAAATTAGGAATAACAAAAAACAATAAGGTTGAGGGCGGGGAATATGTTATCGGCGAAGACGGCGAACCTACGGGTTTGCTATTAGAATTCGCCTTTTTTGAAACCATAGCATATTTGCCCGAACCGACAGAAGAGCGTTTAAAAGAATTAATCGAACAAGCGGTTCATAACTATAACGCTGTTGGCATCACCACATTCCATGTGGGGGGTATCGGGCTTAGCGCCAATCCGGAAAAAACAATGCGCTGTTTTTTGGATTTGGAAAGACAGGGAAAATTGACCGCCCGCGCATATTTGCATTTCATGCCCGGCGTTATGGAAACATTCGCCCAATACGGCTTATGGAATTTTGGAAGCGACTACCTGAAATTCGGGGGATTGAAATATTTTACCGATGGCTCGATTCAGGCTTTCACCGCCGCATTAAGCGAAGATTATTATTCAAAACCGGGATATAAGGGCAGCGTTTTATTCCCTCAGGAAGAAATTGACGCAATTATTGAAAAATATCATTTGATGGGTGTTCAAGTCGCTGTTCATACCAATGGAGATCAAGCTTCAGAAGGGGTTATCCAAGCCTTTGAAAAGGCGTATGAAAAGTCGCCTGTACGATTAAACCACTTGCTTATTCACGCTCAAACCGTCCGGGAAGATCAGCTGGACCGCATGAAAGCCATAGGAATAATACCGTTGTTTTTTGGACAGCATATTTCTGTTTGGGGCGACAGGCACGCAAGTATTTTCTTGGGACCGGAACGTACCGGTCGCATGAATCCGGCAGGTTCCGCCGTCCGCCGCGATATGCCGTTTTCCCTGCATTCCGACAGTCCCGTTCTTCCTATCATGGTTCTTGAAAGTATCAATACGGCGGTAAACAGAAAAAGCAGCGGCGGAAAAATTTACGGTGAAGATCAAAAAATCACTCCATATCAAGCGCTGCAGGCGTATACGACTCACGCGGCTCTTTGCTGTTTGTCGGAAAATGACAGAGGAGCCTTAAAAGCGGGATATTACGCCGATATGGTTGTTCTTGAACGTGATATTGAAAAAATTGCTCCCGAAACTATCATCGATACGAAAATTTGCATGACTGTTTGCGGCGGAAAGATTGTTTATAAAGCATAA